The following are encoded in a window of Pyrenophora tritici-repentis strain M4 chromosome 6, whole genome shotgun sequence genomic DNA:
- a CDS encoding RSN1-TM domain containing protein, translating to MDESFANSFAKAQQFYGISLSSFIASVSLSTVIFTLEVLVFFIVRKRLPDLYTTVPEDVDTTRTTRKRHIVANFVRFERHHKHFDRYFFRRYLRSLIVIFTPAALLITPILVPLNYTNGKGAVLGVSGLDVLGWSNVGLDQADRYWAHLLFSLVFIGHVCWVIWSELALYVASRQHAPNAALCTVLVDSIPDDWMSEKVLTSQLEVFPGEVTAISFNRDYSAISKLAERRERMARALETAEISNIRKACRAGVRKQSKKSSSVRCLQYQSRNLLKLFGWLRLEKVDTTLVYREELRKTGEKMDLYRAALKEFPPLRNPYKLRSYDTPYNAFVGR from the exons AAGCTCAGCAGTTCTATGGTATCTCTTTGAGCTCGTTCATCGCTTCTGTCTCCCTTTCCACGGTCATATTCACGCTAGAAGTTCTTGTGTTTTTTATTGTCCGCAAGCGCTTGCCCGATCTCTA TACCACTGTTCCAGAAGACGTTGACACTACCCGTACAACACGGAAGAGACATATAGTAGCCAACTTTGTTCGATTTGAACGCCACCACAAACATTTTGATAGATACTTTTTCCGCCGGTACCTACGGTCGCTGATTGTTATCTTTACCCCAGCTGCACTCCTGATAACACCTATTCTCGTCCCTTTGAACTACACCAACGGAAAAGGCGCGGTGCTTGGAGTGAGTGGTCTCGATGTCTTGGGGTGGTCCAATGTCGGCCTTGATCAAGCAGATCGGTACTGGGCTCATCTGCTCTTCAGTTTGGTTTTTATCGGGCATGTTTGCTGGGTCATCTGGAGCGAGCTTGCATTGTACGTTGCAAGCCGGCAACACGCACCGAACGCTGCTTTGTGCACAGTACTCGTCGACTCCATACCAGACGATTGGATGTCTGAAAAGGTACTTACATCTCAACTCGAGGTCTTTCCGGGTGAGGTCACTGCCATTTCTTTCAACCGTGACTACAGTGCAATTTCCAAGCTTGCAGAGAGACGGGAACGTATGGCTCGAGCCCTCGAGACGGCAGAGATCTCCAACATAAGGAAGGCTTGTAGGGCAGGCGTACGGAAACAAAGCAAGAAGTCAAGCTCCGTTAGGTGCTTGCAATACCAATCACGCAACCTCTTAAAGCTGTTTGGCTGGCTAAGACTTGAAAAGGTCGACACCACCCTGGTTTATCGAGAGGAACTTCGCAAAACTGGTGAAAAGATGGACTTGTATCGCGCAGCACTAAAGGAATTCCCGCCCCTGCG TAATCCATACAAGCTCAGGTCATATGACACCCCGTACAATGCCTTTGTCGGTAGATGA
- a CDS encoding BTB domain containing protein translates to MAWRETRDDEVLIRHHRIPVSSSIMSQVSTEFHKLFTTQHGSLRKWIELPNEDPVAFGMICESAHGSFIPHDDISLQTLANMTDAIQRYRIPATSSVHHTAEFSFAVHAFRLSTLSTIELLQLLGVAKALGSVRYNKLLEDVFLQYPLQFEALPIEQITGSCETDLAILANVKLRGAACRARVASTMLSSLDGDCILHLQEKCGLAVWILEDSLSLQEINTRLRSIRNAADSLREQLLNASGAIIEATADINDYFRTTIGQAQRVEEGHGKDVLDVHHEVKRLEIQIAESGRISGDSFVIDNSSSDTDFEDIEAYAGSLGDCYDGLQFDDSESVVSAKTV, encoded by the exons ATGGCATGGCGCGAAACCCGCGACGACGAAGTTCTGATCAGACATCACAGGATTCCCGTCTCATCTTCAATCATGTCACAAGTATCAACAGAGTTCCATAAGCTCTTCACCACTCAACACGGTTCGTTGCGAAAATGGATCGAGCTACCAAACGAAGATCCTGTGGCGTTTGGTATGATATGCGAGTCAGCTCATGGCTCCTTCATTCCGCATGATGACATATCGCTGCAGACGCTCGCCAACATGACGGATGCTATCCAACGTTACAGGATTCCCGCCACATCTAGCGTGCATCATACCGCGGAATTCAGCTTCGCCGTTCATGCCTTCAGGCTAAGCACGCTTTCAACGATCGAACTCCTTCAGCTCCTTGGCGTTGCGAAAGCCTTGGGCTCCGTCAGATACAATAAACTGCTCGAAGATGTGTTTCTCCAGTATCCACTTCAATTTGAAGCATTGCCCATTGAGCAAATCACTGGCAGTTGTGAAACCGATCTTGCTATACTGG CAAATGTAAAACTACGGGGTGCAGCGTGCCGCGCACGAGTGGCAAGCACAATGTTGAGTTCGCTGGACGGGGATTGTATTCTTCATCTGCAAGAGAAATGCGGCTTAGCTGTGTGGATTCTGGAGGACAGTCTCAGCCTACAGGAGATCAATACTCGTCTTCGAAGCATCAGGAACGCTGCAGATAGTCTCAGGGAACAGCTCCTAAACGCCAGTGGGGCGATCATTGAAGCGACAGCAGACATCAATGACTATTTCCGCACTACGATCGGACAGGCGCAAAGAGTAGAAGAAGGTCACGGAAAGGATGTTTTGGACGTGCACCACGAGGTAAAGCGCCTGGAGATCCAGATTGCGGAGAGCGGGCGGATTTCAGGAGATTCCTTCGTTATTGATAATTCGTCCAGCGATACTGATTTCGAGGACATTGAAGCCTACGCTGGGTCGCTGGGGGATTGTTATGATGGCTTGCAGTTCGATGACAGTGAGTCTGTAGTTTCTGCAAAGACTGTCTAA